The proteins below are encoded in one region of Engraulis encrasicolus isolate BLACKSEA-1 chromosome 1, IST_EnEncr_1.0, whole genome shotgun sequence:
- the LOC134447866 gene encoding calponin-1-like, whose product MSAHFIRGPSFGLSAEVKSKLAGKYDPVKEQQLRVWIQETTGRRIGDNFMDSLKNGVILCDLINKLQPGSVKKINESTQNWHQLENIGNFVRAITAYGIRPHDIFEANDLFENTNHTQVQSTLIALAGVAKTKGATKYDIGVKYADKQQRKFAPEKMREGRNVIGLQMGTNKLASQKGMTSYGTRRHLYDPKNEMDKPLDQSTISLQMGTNKGASQAGMTAAGTKRQVFDPKMNLQDCDTTTVSLQMGTNKAASQRGMTPMGLPRQVYDSNYCSNVEDLYEDNYIDGYTE is encoded by the exons atgtctgCCCATTTTATCAGAGGACCAAGCTTTGGACTGTCAGCTGAGGTCAAGAGCAAG CTTGCAGGGAAGTACGACCCGGTGAAGGAGCAGCAGCTGCGCGTCTGGATCCAGGAAACGACGGGGCGTCGCATCGGAGACAACTTCATGGACAGCCTGAAGAACGGAGTCATCCTGTGCGA TTTAATCAACAAGCTGCAGCCTGGGTCAGTGAAGAAGATAAACGAGTCCACCCAGAACTGGCATCAG CTGGAGAACATTGGTAACTTTGTCCGAGCCATCACCGCTTATGGAATCAGACCCCACGACATATTTGAGGCCAACGACCTCTTTGAGAACACTAATCACACACAGGTCCAGTCTACACTCATCGCCCTGGCAGGAGTG GCCAAGACCAAGGGTGCCACCAAATATGACATTGGAGTGAAGTATGCTGACAAGCAGCAGCGGAAATTTGCTCCGGAGAAGATGAGGGAAGGACGGAACGTGATCGGCCTGCAG ATGGGCACCAACAAATTAGCCAGTCAAAAGGGCATGACCTCCTACGGGACGAGGCGGCACCTCTACGACCCCAAGAATGAGATGGACAAGCCCCTGGACCAGTCCACCATCAGCCTTCAGATGGGCACCAACAAAGGAGCCAGCCAG GCCGGCATGACCGCGGCGGGCACCAAGCGGCAGGTGTTCGACCCGAAGATGAACCTGCAGGACTGCGACACGACGACCGTGTCCCTGCAGATGGGCACCAACAAGGCGGCGTCCCAGCGGGGCATGACGCCCATGGGTCTGCCGCGCCAGGTCTACGACAGCAACTACTGCAGCAACGTGGAGGACCTGTACGAGGACAACTACATCGACGGATACACCGAGTGA